The following coding sequences are from one Musa acuminata AAA Group cultivar baxijiao chromosome BXJ2-4, Cavendish_Baxijiao_AAA, whole genome shotgun sequence window:
- the LOC135609104 gene encoding LOB domain-containing protein 16-like codes for MASGTGSPCGACKFLRRKCASDCVFAPYFSSEQGAVRFAAIHKVFGASNAAKLLLHVPQADRCEAAVAIAYEAQARLRDPVYGCVGHIFALQQQVATLQLQLMLVKAQIAQRLVTSQPSGSQWQGNDDGNPFLQPYSSWESMSSSQSSRNFINQDSTRLLPKHDAVFKEDLSVGGSSSKMWATHAEVGELQDLAFRMAGNL; via the exons ATGGCTTCCGGCACCGGCTCTCCGTGCGGCGCGTGCAAGTTCCTGCGTCGGAAGTGCGCGAGCGACTGCGTGTTCGCGCCCTACTTCAGCTCGGAGCAGGGGGCGGTGCGGTTTGCCGCCATCCACAAGGTGTTCGGCGCCAGCAACGCGGCCAAGCTGCTGCTTCACGTGCCGCAGGCCGACCGGTGCGAGGCGGCCGTGGCCATCGCTTACGAGGCTCAGGCCAGACTCAGGGATCCTGTGTACGGCTGCGTAGGGCACATCTTCGCCCTGCAACAACAG GTTGCTACCTTGCAGCTGCAGCTGATGCTTGTCAAGGCGCAGATAGCCCAACGCTTGGTTACTTCACAGCCTTCAGGGAGCCAATGGCAAGGAAATGATGACGGCAACCCTTTTCTCCAACCATATTCTTCTTGGGAATCCATGTCTTCTTCTCAGAGTTCCCGTAACTTCATCAATCAAGATTCTACTAGACTTTTACCGAAGCATGATGCTGTCTTCAAGGAGGATCTCTCCGTAGGTGGCAGTAGCAGCAAGATGTGGGCGACACATGCCGAAGTGGGGGAGCTTCAAGATTTGGCTTTCAGAATGGCAGGCAACTTGTGA
- the LOC103983052 gene encoding uncharacterized protein LOC103983052 has protein sequence MGFVSFAGRVLFASVFLLSAYQEFSEFGVNGGPAAKALKPKFNLFMKHASSHIGFEVPHVEMRQVVAGTIFLKGLGGLLFIFSSSFGAYLLLLYLAFITPVMYDFYNYDVEKSEFVQLFSKFIQNLALIGALLFFLGMKNSIPKRPKKKVSKTKTN, from the exons ATGGGGTTTGTTTCCTTCGCTGGGAGGGTTCTATTCGCGTCCGTCTTCCTCCTCTCCGCTTACCAGGA GTTTAGTGAATTTGGAGTTAATGGTGGACCAGCTGCAAAGGCTCTTAAGCCAAAATTCAACCTTTTCATGAAGCATGCTTCTTCACATATTGGCTTTGAAGTGCCTCATGTTGAA ATGAGACAGGTTGTTGCTGGTACTATTTTTCTGAAAGGACTTGGTGGCCTACTGTTTATCTTCAGCAGCTCGTTTGGAGCATATCTACTG CTTCTTTACCTGGCTTTCATCACTCCGGTCATGTATGACTTCTACAACTACGATGTTGAGAAGTCAGAATTTGTGCAGCTTTTCAGCAAGTTTATTCAG AATTTGGCTCTCATTGGTGCGCTGCTCTTTTTCCTGGGCATGAAGAACTCCATCCCAAAGCGTCCGAAAAAGAAGGTTTCTAAGACAAAAACCAATTGA
- the LOC135609103 gene encoding LOB domain-containing protein CRL1-like, with protein MAGCGSPCGACKFLRRKCLSGCVFAPHFCHEKGAAHFAAIHKVFGASNASKLLMHLPPADRSEAAVTISYEAQARLLDPVYGCVAQIFALQRQVVLLQAQLASLKAQAQLALGNGTTSPGEGIAPPAYASIFSTNDWLADCNSCRSSHDCNSHFAMVEDEAMVFRIQSEDAPRSMASLDVQAGPWRSSASSSSSSSYTDVEGLLSVAFAYPGRS; from the exons ATGGCAGGGTGTGGCTCTCCCTGTGGAGCTTGCAAGTTCCTAAGGAGGAAGTGCCTCAGTGGCTGCGTCTTCGCCCCCCACTTCTGCCATGAGAAGGGCGCGGCTCACTTCGCGGCAATCCACAAGGTATTCGGGGCGAGCAACGCGTCCAAGCTCCTCATGCACCTCCCTCCCGCCGACCGATCCGAGGCCGCAGTCACCATCTCGTACGAGGCACAAGCGAGGCTTTTGGACCCCGTTTACGGCTGCGTCGCCCAAATCTTTGCCCTCCAGCGACAA GTTGTTCTTCTGCAAGCTCAGCTAGCCTCTCTGAAAGCCCAAGCTCAATTGGCACTTGGAAATGGCACGACGTCGCCTGGAGAAGGGATCGCGCCACCTGCTTACGCATCAATCTTCTCGACGAACGATTGGCTTGCGGATTGCAACAGCTGCCGGTCCTCTCACGACTGCAACTCCCATTTTGCCATGGTGGAGGACGAGGCCATGGTGTTCAGGATTCAGAGTGAGGATGCTCCTCGTTCCATGGCATCTCTCGACGTGCAAGCTGGTCCTTGGAGGTCGTcagcatcatcgtcatcatcatcatcatatactgATGTGGAGGGCCTTCTATCTGTAGCTTTTGCTTATCCTGGTCGTTCATAA